One window of Amaranthus tricolor cultivar Red isolate AtriRed21 chromosome 13, ASM2621246v1, whole genome shotgun sequence genomic DNA carries:
- the LOC130798908 gene encoding uncharacterized protein LOC130798908, with amino-acid sequence MTFLMTFVIAFNSGVPAGMLPELLIARCFSIKGNIPIFLSHRSSGRKTNWAKIVQGLNVATGKNFNDKQARNKYDDLKAQFKIWNEMELKWTGLSFDPESGCPQVDQDDRWAGFVEKHKGIPARFLKKPLANLALLRSLYSGSFATSKYSYSPGCESGKSLLGEGDGNDTEETGDSDDCFETKLGEEKCDSGHEESKSPPTTKSKGKRKNVGSTSSSKKAKTDLETCLEILKMSILSGSPSLEASKHSQVATALNDLKEVKEKGEEFIFKCMQFLRAGDNGDYFLALSSNQQKLMFLKTAFDINLPELECVSTSP; translated from the exons ATGACATTCCTTATGACTTTTGTAATTGCTTTCAATTCTGGTGTACCTGCTGGTATGTTGCCTGAACTTCTAATTGCACGTTGTTTCTCTATTAAAGGGAATATACCTATCTTCCTATCCCACA GATCAAGTGGACGCAAAACAAATTGGGCAAAAATTGTTCAAGGTTTAAATGTAGCAAccggaaaaaattttaatgataaaCAAGCTAGAAATAAGTATGATGACTTGAAAGCACAATTTAAAATATGGAATGAGATGGAATTGAAGTGGACTGGTCTTTCATTTGATCCCGAGAGTGGATGTCCACAAGTTGACCAAGATGATAGATGGGCTGGATTTGTGGAG AAACATAAAGGCATACCTGCCAGGTTCTTGAAGAAGCCTTTAGCTAATTTGGCATTGCTACGTAGTCTTTATAGTGGATCTTTTGCAACTAGCAAATATAGTTATTCTCCTGGATGTGAGAGTGGTAAATCACTTTTAGGGGAAGGTGATGGAAATGATACCGAAGAAACTGGTGATAGTGATGATTGTTTTGAAACAAAATTAGGAGAGGAAAAGTGTGACTCTGGTCATGAAGAGAGCAAAAGTCCACCCACAACCAAGTCAAAGGGGAAACGTAAGAATGTAGGGAGTACAAGTAGCTCTAAAAAAGCTAAGACCGATCTTGAGACTTGTTTAGAGATACTCAAAATGTCCATTTTATCTGGGTCGCCATCTCTTGAAGCTTCCAAACACTCTCAAGTTGCTACAGCTCTAAATGATCTTAAGGAAGTCAAAGAAAAGGGTGAagagtttatttttaaatgtatgcAATTCCTACGTGCAGGAGACAATGGTGACTATTTTCTAGCATTGTCATCAAATCAACAAAAACTTATGTTCTTGAAGACGGCATTTGATATTAATCTACCTGAATTAGAATGTGTCTCTACTTCTCCATAA